The following coding sequences lie in one Ostrea edulis chromosome 8, xbOstEdul1.1, whole genome shotgun sequence genomic window:
- the LOC125661138 gene encoding interferon-induced very large GTPase 1-like, which produces MAAKPTHGDHKCIQSSSESVEMNIASQNVCLRGVYVSNDVMDIERCRGRVLESKTAVLFPLKNIIERNEIIDFGNEERANKFLHVLINFGYSAALQNHKSDLEKNPLGNLPTFYRRTSFCVVNVREWTPRVCDLSLSRLAIQFLKDIEIKLSSENNGDHIVAQEDCISFFKMFGTHVYMTSINFGGIFTVSSSTALLENDNVLSTKQQIKQVHNNAIINHLFSDSKSESTEIKENGRDEYVLKKNKIETKQRHFGGPKETYDFTVWKAELLKNPETWTVSDMGEISFDNCVGIWSFVKKHQSCFTNAEQLSSFLAKAWQDHVAQRNISNLVSDSFWKTFVKDLDSILSVPCSASCHLGSLKEILQLLEKHVILVGKGVTKVLDIFSATSVQRLFKDSAKHKTPINICFQILTTKLKILQIDNGKSSAFGSSWIASDYFIPGLLSRRELNNVEELLDLLESELLPGIDALESYNDINLGKVQSLAKSELLNTVQNFLQILLGRQEYQEALLLLVLFLSIGYHFKRENVQANITSEILVTFTASAKRELALARKYKEDETREAWLLLEIIFKLDTNYRIFDAPTVLVNEVNDFVGFLKEKGFVFHSNIEKVIYSEQGEPHGIIHSLAEICKLSCDLFGEETMRTLHSTNTEYCPSSTNFDALYRIINTFGMEHFFPQKLSTGDVLKLSDALFACPRTMKDIPWAIFRQAIAIDYNFRENVLSDFSKKLRTRNQAISKKENKQSAKKVSMKHNPMDVFLALWHCCDPFLKKILAAKIATCQLALPLIYEDITTRQQLTISLWPIRDVFIDDSPDSVLTKPLKSVSFVRVGDLKSISKSKIINKFLRGQNNEHSTFYHRDCTLASNKRLVSNGIVEITWYVPRKDNDDVNSDIEDVNSTETEELLEEIMEPVCILNMRGDAKDFESQLLALLALSDVVVVMSEFEYLNDDRSLQVLKQIHNSSAFAIIMTDFPESVEQQEMDNSDEDEDNEITDRQDQEEKTEESDVDRDNSNKVEKEQEQEESNRMGEEERISMSLEELCGENLPCVYETKTGLNPMNTSFLSTLDRGKTLNESDLKDCLTTQIMSALKNIEFAQSLERKKMLLPAFVAIDEDNTYSKYGSDLSETVFGDVEYSANTMHRKQIKDKILPLQGENLWHTWCLEQKQCFRSGKKSVSDNVHHKKKMKTLRLWQVMSCLENGSTIVKFVDVLERHIDDRLTITYFLQWMKFHMDCQSRQIIPKLSNDLFEAFRQYETLRSQSDTEREKVENLKSQIKSAEENLANASFGLEHFFREMGQLYESFFHCDTALQIRVSTNTKRIIDKIPHIAAKLLYWGHSLEIMDGDAASVPESWIKAVFKEIRSIIGEKKTLYVISVLGIQSSGKSTLLNTMFGLQFSVSAGRCTRGIYAQLIPVDKSQSSLKFDYALVIDTEGLRAPELAGEKYNHDNELATLVIGLADVALINIKGETIADMQDVLQIVVHALIRLKNANEELNIKQSCVFVHQNVSASNAGKSTFQGSQKVTSVLDEMTKHIAEQEKMANITRFTDVIAFNPVTNVIHVPDLWQGVPPMAPASPEYSKKVFQVAKCILGDICKNKKSFLNSEDTSIHLGNLWKGIISEDFVFSFRNALEVKAFTMLEIKFQSFVWTLQELKLQYLQNTLIQICCSKTHEILQNTITNIKERFHKNLQEKTALCDKELQSFFDKSDLSDYMIHWRARKTEELQAISRNIRIEIHTKIESEKGKCEALFNSNKKLASVKENVTSKAVEFAKSENNKEHTWNEEDVKKQFERLWEEWLGELAPEVSEDAIQRKIAEMKLQVINEVQNKFSSHQPVYTKVSNSTRLPLQKRMTKLIGCIREEDIDEKDIEVIGIKEKVKRLFGKFLPESIKDYLQIHKHYFEKTKNMIDTIFSDIEKYMQTQNENVEYNSAQFIQVLNYITDGFRNHNDKSNVHTFMVTVRLEAKTAIMVERYAVNEFTQHIRRYEIQNSLRSKMTKYKKEVESLFLGMYFETANEELATSIICDHIENALRQRLSQELHKQMWSQVTHSEFGNRKEPLIKAVLTDLAQRHQFRDYVVYINNSKSYVSSWIEKYTKTLFEKKNNNGVSEFQQCIARSLETACVTIQKCAVGAEAEGKKQSCNSESEEETDVSPSLQQLACWGRWINAFRDRLVRENFQMPPDCFQTLFHLKVEKIDNLIKNIERNLDVRRNSLYDTFKNMPLSNMSWGDNDPFKEIMETLWGCDKNCPWCLEPCVVSSTNDRHACKQHRPEGIAGVRWEHTTKLVCESCDFSVQSDSRRRCGSWCKCDPKTDGHHPCKEYKTHMKEAWDISGSSDMSSSKYWIWVFKEFEKDFVKYHNAKSPDFPNSDAFKITKDEAINSLSVYE; this is translated from the coding sequence ATGGCAGCAAAACCAACACATGGTGACCACAAATGCATCCAAAGTAGTTCCGAATCTGTTGAAATGAATATTGCTTCACAAAATGTTTGCCTCAGAGGAGTTTATGTAAGCAATGATGTTATGGATATTGAAAGATGCAGGGGTAGAGTTTTAGAAAGCAAAACTGCTGTACTGTTTCCTTTAAAGAATATTATAGAACGCAATGAAATTATAGATTTTGGAAATGAAGAACGTGCAAATAAATTTTTGCATGTTTTAATCAACTTTGGATACAGTGCAGCTTTGCAAAATCATAAAAGTGACTTAGAAAAAAATCCGCTTGGTAATCTGCCTACGTTTTATCGTAGAACCTCATTTTGTGTTGTCAATGTTAGAGAATGGACACCTCGTGTATGTGATTTATCTCTATCAAGACTGGCTATTCAATTTTTGAAGGATATTGAAATTAAACTTTCAAGTGAAAATAATGGAGATCACATAGTAGCTCAAGAAGATTGCATATcattctttaaaatgtttggGACTCATGTGTACATGACAAGCATTAATTTCGGTGGGATATTTACAGTAAGCTCTAGTACCGCATTACTAGAAAATGACAATGTATTgtcaacaaaacaacaaatcaaACAGGTTCATAACAACGCTATCATAAATCATTTGTTCAGCGATAGTAAGTCAGAAAGCACGGAAATTAAAGAGAATGGAAGAGATGAGTacgttttgaaaaaaaacaaaattgaaactaaaCAAAGACATTTTGGAGGACCTAAAGAAACATACGACTTTACGGTGTGGAAAGCAGAGTTACTGAAGAATCCAGAGACATGGACTGTAAGTGACATGGGGGAAATTTCATTCGATAATTGCGTCGGAATTTGGTCCTTTGTGAAAAAGCATCAAAGTTGTTTTACTAACGCAGAACAACTGTCAAGTTTTTTAGCAAAAGCGTGGCAGGATCATGTTGCACAGCGAAATATATCTAATCTTGTGTCAGATTCCTTTTGGAAAACGTTTGTAAAGGATTTAGATTCGATATTATCAGTACCCTGTTCAGCCAGCTGTCATTTGGGATCCCTGAAAGAAATACTTCAGCTTTTAGAAAAGCATGTGATCTTAGTTGGAAAAGGTGTTACCAAAGTACTAGACATATTTTCAGCAACATCTGTTCAGAGACTATTTAAGGACAGTGCAAAACACAAAACCcctatcaatatttgttttcaaattctcactacaaaattaaaaattttgcaaATAGACAACGGGAAATCCTCAGCATTTGGTTCTTCATGGATTGCATCAGACTACTTCATTCCAGGTCTCTTGTCACGAAGAGAATTAAACAATGTTGAAGAGTTGTTAGATTTACTAGAATCAGAGTTATTACCGGGAATCGATGCTCTCGAATCATACAATGATATCAATTTGGGGAAAGTGCAATCCTTAGCAAAATCAGAACTCTTGAACACAGTACAGAATTTTCTTCAAATACTTCTGGGCAGACAGGAGTATCAAGAGGCCCTCCTTCTTCTCGTCCTTTTCTTATCCATCGGATATCACTTCAAGAGAGAAAATGTTCAGGCAAATATCACGTCTGAGATTTTAGTAACTTTCACAGCATCGGCAAAGAGAGAACTTGCTCTAGCTAGGAAATACAAGGAAGATGAAACTCGAGAAGCGTGGTTGTTGTTGGAGATTATTTTCAAACTTGACACAAACTATAGAATATTTGATGCGCCCACTGTGCTTGTAAACGAGGTTAAtgattttgttggttttttgaaGGAAAAGGGATTTGTATTCCATTCAAACATCGAAAAGGTTATCTATTCAGAGCAAGGTGAACCTCATGGAATTATTCACTCCTTAGCAGAAATATGCAAATTATCATGTGACCTTTTTGGCGAGGAAACAATGAGAACATTGCATTCTACGAACACCGAATATTGTCCTAGtagtacaaattttgatgcGTTATATCGCATAATAAACACATTCGGGATGGAACACTTTTTCCCACAGAAACTTTCGACAGGAGATGTTTTGAAGTTAAGTGATGCCTTGTTCGCTTGTCCAAGGACAATGAAAGATATACCATGGGCTATATTTCGCCAAGCAATAGCCATTGACTACAATTTCAGAGAAAACGTTTTATCTGATTTTTCGAAAAAGCTACGAACTCGAAATCAAGCCATAAGCAAGAAAGAAAACAAGCAGTCTGCAAAAAAAGTCTCAATGAAGCACAACCCAATGGATGTTTTTCTTGCACTTTGGCATTGTTGCGATCCCTTTCTGAAAAAGATCCTCGCTGCAAAAATCGCCACCTGTCAACTTGCACTCCCCCTAATATACGAGGATATTACCACCAGACAGCAACTCACCATATCACTTTGGCCAATTCGTGATGTTTTCATTGACGACAGCCCGGATTCTGTTTTGACCAAACCTCTAAAATCAGTTAGTTTTGTAAGAGTTGGAGATTTGAAGtcaatatcaaaatcaaaaataataaataagtTTTTAAGGGGGCAAAATAATGAACACAGTACTTTTTACCATAGAGATTGTACCCTGGCATCAAACAAACGATTGGTTTCCAATGGAATCGTCGAAATTACTTGGTATGTACCCAGAAAAGACAATGATGATGTTAATTCTGACATTGAGGATGTTAATTCTACCGAAACAGAGGAACTGTTGGAAGAAATAATGGAACCAGTATGCATTTTGAATATGCGAGGAGATGCTAAAGATTTTGAGTCCCAGCTTTTGGCGTTACTTGCACTTTCAGATGTGGTAGTTGTCATGTCTGAATTTGAGTATCTCAATGATGATCGATCTCTTCAAGTGCTGAAACAAATACACAACAGTTCAGCATTTGCAATAATCATGACGGATTTTCCGGAGAGTGTGGAACAGCAGGAGATGGACAACAGTGATGAGGACGAAGACAACGAAATCACGGATAGACAGGACCAAGAAGAGAAGACGGAGGAGAGTGATGTGGACAGGGATAATAGCAATAAAGTTGAGAAAGAACAGGAGCAAGAGGAGAGTAATAGAATGGGAGAGGAGGAGAGAATTAGCATGTCTTTGGAGGAATTGTGTGGAGAAAATTTGCCATGTGTTTATGAAACAAAAACAGGCTTAAACCCTATGAACACATCATTTCTTTCCACTTTGGACAGGGGAAAGACTTTAAATGAAAGTGACCTCAAAGATTGCCTTACCACACAAATTATGTCAGCATTAAAGAATATAGAATTTGCACAAAGCTTGGAGAGGAAGAAAATGTTATTACCAGCATTTGTTGCAATAGATGAAGATAACACATATTCTAAATATGGCTCGGATTTAAGTGAAACTGTGTTTGGAGATGTTGAATACTCGGCGAATACGATGCATCGAAAAcaaataaaagacaaaatacTTCCATTGCAGGGAGAGAATTTGTGGCACACATGGTGTTTGGaacaaaaacaatgttttcGCTCGGGAAAGAAAAGTGTTTCAGATAACGTCCATCATAAAAAAAAGATGAAGACTCTTAGATTATGGCAAGTGATGAGTTGCCTTGAAAACGGAAGTACAATTGTAAAATTTGTAGATGTTTTGGAAAGACATATTGATGACAGACTAACCATCACatattttttacaatggatGAAATTTCACATGGACTGTCAATCACGACAAATCATTCCTAAACTTTCAAACGATCTCTTTGAAGCGTTCAGACAGTACGAAACGTTGAGATCGCAAAGTGACACTGAAAGAGAAAAAGTAGAAAATTTGAAGTCGCAAATTAAGAGTGCAGAGGAAAACTTGGCAAACGCCTCGTTTGGTTTGGAACATTTTTTTAGAGAAATGGGTCAATTATATGAGTCATTCTTCCATTGCGATACAGCATTGCAAATTCGTGTGTCTACAAATACAAAACGTATCATTGACAAAATACCACATATTGCTGCCAAGCTTCTTTATTGGGGTCATTCATTAGAGATCATGGACGGGGATGCAGCGTCGGTTCCCGAATCTTGGATCAAAGCTGTATTCAAAGAGATAAGATCGATCattggagagaaaaaaacatTGTATGTTATATCAGTTTTAGGAATTCAAAGTTCTGGTAAATCAACTCTGCTAAACACAATGTTTGGTCTACAGTTTTCTGTTAGTGCTGGAAGATGCACACGTGGGATTTACGCGCAACTTATTCCTGTTGACAAGTCACAGTCGAGTCTCAAGTTTGATTATGCTTTGGTTATAGACACAGAAGGATTGAGAGCTCCAGAGTTAGCAGGCGAGAAGTATAATCATGATAACGAACTTGCAACGCTCGTCATAGGCCTAGCAGATGTTGCGCTGATCAATATAAAGGGTGAGACTATAGCTGACATGCAAGATGTACTTCAGATTGTAGTCCATGCCTTGATAAGGTTAAAGAATGCGAATGAGGAGTTGAATATTAAACAATCATGCGTCTTTGTTCACCAGAATGTATCAGCATCCAATGCAGGAAAGAGCACTTTTCAAGGTAGTCAGAAGGTTACTTCAGTCTTAGATGAAATGACAAAACACATCGCTGAGCAGGAGAAAATGGCAAACATTACGCGATTCACTGATGTCATAGCATTTAATCCCGTTACAAATGTCATCCATGTACCTGATTTATGGCAAGGTGTTCCTCCAATGGCTCCTGCAAGTCCTGAATATAGTAAGAAAGTATTTCAGGTCGCCAAATGCATATTAGGtgatatttgtaaaaataaaaagagtTTTCTGAATAGTGAAGACACAAGTATCCACTTAGGAAATCTGTGGAAAGGCATTATCTCAGAAGATTTTGTGTTCAGTTTTAGAAACGCTCTAGAGGTAAAGGCTTTCACTATGTTGGAGATAAAATTCCAAAGCTTTGTTTGGACTTTGCAGGAATTAAAATTACAGTATCTTCAAAATACATTAATTCAGAtctgttgcagcaaaacacacGAAATTCTTCAGAATACCATCACAAATATCAAAGAGCGGTTTCACAAGAACCTTCAGGAGAAAACAGCTTTATGTGACAAAGAACTTCAATCTTTTTTTGATAAGTCTGATTTAAGTGATTACATGATACATTGGAGGGCGCGCAAAACAGAAGAACTCCAAGCGATTTCGCGTAACATAAGAATTGAAATACATACAAAGATTGAAAGCGAAAAGGGAAAATGCGAAGCACTTTTTAACAGCAATAAGAAATTGGCATCTGTTAAAGAAAATGTGACTAGTAAGGCTGTCGAGTTTGCAAAGTCAGAAAATAATAAGGAACACACATGGAACGAGGAAGACGTGAAAAAACAATTTGAGCGACTGTGGGAAGAATGGTTAGGTGAACTAGCCCCAGAAGTATCTGAGGACGCTATCCAGAGAAAAATTGCAGAGATGAAATTACAAGTCATAAATGAAGTCCAAAATAAATTCTCAAGTCATCAGCCTGTGTATACAAAAGTATCTAATTCAACGAGACTTCCACTCCAGAAACGTATGACTAAGCTTATTGGCTGCATTAGGGAAGAAGATATTGATGAGAAGGACATCGAAGTGATTGGAATTAAAGAGAAAGTTAAGCGTCTCTTTGGCAAGTTCCTCCCAGAATCGATAAAGGACTATCTTCAAATCCATAAGCATTATTTCGAGAAAACAAAGAATATGATTGATACAATTTTTTCGgacatagaaaaatatatgcaaacacaaaatgaaaatgttgaatACAATTCTGCGCAATTCATTCAAGTTTTGAACTATATAACAGATGGCTTTCGTAATCATAACGATAAGAGTAATGTTCATACATTCATGGTGACAGTAAGACTGGAGGCAAAGACAGCGATAATGGTAGAGAGGTATGCAGTCAATGAATTTACGCAACACATCAGacgttatgaaattcaaaatagtTTGAGATCGAAAATGACAAAGTATAAAAAAGAAGTAGAATCTTTATTTCTGGGCATGTATTTCGAAACAGCGAATGAAGAATTGGCGACATCTATCATATGCGATCACATAGAAAATGCTCTCCGACAAAGACTATCTCAAGAATTACACAAGCAAATGTGGAGCCAAGTAACACACAGTGAATTTGGCAATAGAAAGGAACCTCTCATAAAAGCAGTTCTTACAGATCTAGCGCAAAGGCATCAGTTTCGTGATTACGTTGTTTACATTAACAATTCAAAGTCCTACGTTAGTTCATGGATAGAAAAGTACACTAAAACGCTTTTCgagaaaaaaaacaataatGGCGTTTCAGAGTTCCAACAGTGCATTGCGAGGTCTTTGGAAACAGCATGTGTTACTATACAAAAGTGTGCTGTTGGTGCAGAAGCTGAAGGCAAAAAACAATCATGCAACTCTGAAAGCGAAGAAGAGACCGATGTTTCCCCATCATTACAACAATTAGCATGTTGGGGTCGTTGGATTAATGCTTTTAGAGATAGACTGGTAAGGGAAAACTTTCAGATGCCTCCTGATTGCTTCCAAACGCTTTTTCatttaaaagtggaaaaaattGATAATCTGATCAAAAACATTGAAAGAAATTTAGACGTACGTAGAAATTCCCTTTACGATACTTTTAAGAATATGCCTCTTTCCAACATGAGTTGGGGGGACAATGATCCATTTAAAGAAATAATGGAAACTCTGTGGGGTTGTGATAAAAATTGTCCATGGTGTTTAGAGCCGTGTGTCGTGTCATCAACCAATGATAGGCATGCTTGCAAACAACATAGGCCTGAAGGTATAGCAGGAGTACGCTGGGAACATACTACAAAATTAGTATGTGAATCTTGTGACTTTAGTGTACAGAGTGATTCACGGAGACGCTGTGGCAGCTGGTGTAAATGTGATCCAAAAACGGATGGACATCATCcatgtaaagaatacaaaacacaTATGAAGGAAGCATGGGATATATCTGGTTCTTCGGACATGTCATCTTCAAAATATTGGATTTGGGTTTTCAAAGAATTTGAAAAGGATTTTGTGAAATATCACAATGCCAAATCGCCTGATTTCCCAAACTCAGATGCTTTCAAAATTACGAAAGATGAGGCTATAAACAGTCTTAGTGTGTACGAATAA